TTATACATTTATTCTCCAAAAGCTTGTGATAAATCATAGATTATATCATCAATATGTTCTGTTCCTATTGAAAGACGAATTGTATTTGGTTTTATTCCTGATTCTTTTAACTCAGTTTCATTCATTTGCGAATGAGTAGTGCTAGCTGGATGGATTACTAACGATTTAACATCAGCTACATTTGCAAGTAAAGAGAATATTTCTAACTTATCAATAAAGTCTTGTGCTTCCTTTGCACCACCTTTAATTTCAAATGTAAATATAGACCCTGCTCCATTTGGAAAGTATTTATTGTATAGCGCATTATCTGGACTTTCAGGTAATGATGGATGATTAACACTTTCAACCTTTGGATGATTTTTTAAGAAATCTACCACTTTTAAAGCATTTTCAACATGACGTTCAACTCTAAGTGAAAGAGTTTCTAGTCCTTGTAATAATAAGAATGAATTAAATGGACTTATGCATGCTCCTGTATCTCTTAATATAACCGCACGAATCCTAGTTACATATGCAGCTGGTCCAACAGCTTCGGCAAATTTAATTCCATGATAGCTTGGATCAGCTTCACTTAGTTGTGGGAATTTCCCTGATCCTATCCAATCGAATTTTCCTGAATCTACAATTATTCCTCCAAGAGAGGTTCCATGTCCACCTATGAATTTTGTAGCTGAATGAACAACAATATCAGCTCCATGTTCAATTGGTCTAAATAAATATGGTGTTCCAAAGGTGTTATCTACTATTAGTGGAATTTTATGCTTATGTGCAATTTCTGCAAGAGCATCTACATCTATAATATTAGAATTTGGATTTCCAAGTGATTCTATAAAAATGGCCTTTGTATTTTCTTGAATTGCATTTTCAAAATTTGACAAGTCTGATGGGTCTACAAAAGTTGTTGTCACCCCATTGTTTGGGAATGTATGTGCTAGCAAATTATATGATCCGCCATATATAGTGTTTTCAGAAACTATATGATCCCCTGCTTTAGTTATATTTTGAAAAGCATATGTTATTGCTGCTGCCCCTGATGCTACTGCAAGTCCTGCTACTCCACCTTCTAAAGCTGCAACACGTTTTTCAAAAACATCTTGTGTAGAATTTGTTAAACGTCCATATATGTTACCTGCATCTGCTAATCCAAATCTTGCAGCTGCATGTGCTGAA
The window above is part of the Clostridium saccharoperbutylacetonicum N1-4(HMT) genome. Proteins encoded here:
- a CDS encoding O-acetylhomoserine aminocarboxypropyltransferase/cysteine synthase family protein; protein product: MSNQERKLKFETLQLHVGQEQPDPATDARAVPIYQTTSYVFKNSAHAAARFGLADAGNIYGRLTNSTQDVFEKRVAALEGGVAGLAVASGAAAITYAFQNITKAGDHIVSENTIYGGSYNLLAHTFPNNGVTTTFVDPSDLSNFENAIQENTKAIFIESLGNPNSNIIDVDALAEIAHKHKIPLIVDNTFGTPYLFRPIEHGADIVVHSATKFIGGHGTSLGGIIVDSGKFDWIGSGKFPQLSEADPSYHGIKFAEAVGPAAYVTRIRAVILRDTGACISPFNSFLLLQGLETLSLRVERHVENALKVVDFLKNHPKVESVNHPSLPESPDNALYNKYFPNGAGSIFTFEIKGGAKEAQDFIDKLEIFSLLANVADVKSLVIHPASTTHSQMNETELKESGIKPNTIRLSIGTEHIDDIIYDLSQAFGE